The following DNA comes from Spirochaetota bacterium.
TTTCACCCGAAATGAATTGTTCAATATCACCTGCATATAGTTCAATATTTTTTTGGCCAGTAATTTTTTTATATTCTGTGGCTACCAGATGATTATTATCAAGACCAACTCTCCTGATAATTTCAATAGCCAGTTCGTAGGGAATTGCTGTTAGTATAGACGGATCATAGTGTTTCATAAAATTCATAAAATGGCAAGCACCCGGGAAAAGACGAGTTTTTGCACCTACAGTAAAGGCACACTGAGTAGGTACATCTTTTAAAAGATAATCAGGGTAGTATACTGCCAATTTTAAAAATGAAAATGGGATCTGCCCTTTGTCTGAAAGTTTACGGTTGACCTCATCAAGAAAGTTTTCAATAATTGAGCTTTCTTCATCATAGAAAATAGCATCCAGCAACTGGTTATAATCACCAATTTCAAGAAAGTCCCCCAATCCAACAAAAATCTTTTTTGGGCGATATAATAAATCTGAACAAACAGCAATAAACTCTTTACGGCTATATTCTTTAATAATTAACTGTTTATGTTTGTTGTATTGAACAACTGTATATTCCATAGAAAACTCTTTTTAATTATTCCAAATTATGACAAGATATATTACAGGATTATGCAAGTTTGGCAAGATTTTTTAATAAATTTATTATAATAATTTATATGGTATACCCAAAACTCAGCAAGATGGGTATACCATTCATCAATCATATGAGTATTATTTCAGGAAGAAATGATGCATTAATACAATCTATATCCAACCAATTTTTTCTGCCTGGTATCGTAATTCTTCTCTGAAATCAGGATGTGCAATGTTTATCAGTGCCAAAACCCTGTCATGAACACTACGCATCCTTAAATTTGCAACACCATATTCAGTAACCACATACTCAACATCATTTCGGGAAGTAGTAACAACAGTTCCCAATGGCAAATAAGGAACAATGTTGCTATGTAATTTCCCTTCCCTATCTTTATATGTGGAATTGAGAGCTATAATGCTTTTTCCTCCTTTTGACTTTTTAGCACCATGAATAAAATTTACCTGCCCGCCAGTTCCACTATACTGTTTTGTGCCAATTGATTCGGCAGCTACCTGACCGGTTAAATCTATCATGAGCGCATTATTAATGGATACTAAATTATCATTCATCGCTATTATTTCAGGCGTATTAACCCATCCAACTTCACAAAAGAGAAAGTTTTCATTGTGATCCAGATACTCATAAAACTCCCTGGTTCCAACAGCAAATGCAGCTATAACTTTTCCCGGATAAAAAGTCTTGTTTATTCCATTAATAACACCTGCTTCAACTAAACGCATAACTGATGGGGTAACAACCTCTCCATGCATACCCAGATCCCTCTTGTTGTACAACAAATTACCAATGGCATTTGCTAATCCTCCAAACCCCAACTGAATTGTTGCACCATCAGGTATTAAATCAGCAATAATCTCTGCCATCTTCTTTTCAACATCTGTTATGGGAATTTCAGGTAATTCAAACAATGGAGTATCCTGTTCAATGATATAATCCACTTCCGATACATGCACAAGGAAATCAATACTATTGAGCCATGGAGTATTGCTGTTGATTTCTGCAATAACTGTTTCTGCATTTAATATTACTTCCTTGCGAGGTAAAAAGGCTCCAAAACAGGATAAATTCATAAAACCATCTTCATTTGGCGGTGTAGCAGTAAAAGCTACCCTATTGCAACGGGCATCAAGACCAGCCTGTGGTATATCACTCAAATGCATGGGTTTGTAGTGTGCCATTTTCCATTCCATACATACACGTTCCATAGGCCCAACAAACATAGTCTCAATATGAAAGCTCTCTCTGTTTTCCGGTTTCATATAATCATACAGACCCATTGCATAACCCTGATAAATAGTCACATCCTTTACCGTACCCGCTCTTTTACCTAAAGCAGTAGCAAATGACGCAGGAATACCAGTCCCTCCACCCAAAAACACTCTATCACCCGATTTTATTATTTTTGCTGCTTCTTCAGCTGTAACTTTTTTACTATTATAATCTTCAAGCCATATTGTTAATGGATATGAAGGTTTGCGACGTAAAACGATTGATTGTAGATCAACCATAAAAAATTACCTCCTGAAAAATATAGATAGCCATAAAGATAACATTATATATTTTTTCAATAA
Coding sequences within:
- a CDS encoding acetyl-CoA hydrolase/transferase C-terminal domain-containing protein, with amino-acid sequence MVDLQSIVLRRKPSYPLTIWLEDYNSKKVTAEEAAKIIKSGDRVFLGGGTGIPASFATALGKRAGTVKDVTIYQGYAMGLYDYMKPENRESFHIETMFVGPMERVCMEWKMAHYKPMHLSDIPQAGLDARCNRVAFTATPPNEDGFMNLSCFGAFLPRKEVILNAETVIAEINSNTPWLNSIDFLVHVSEVDYIIEQDTPLFELPEIPITDVEKKMAEIIADLIPDGATIQLGFGGLANAIGNLLYNKRDLGMHGEVVTPSVMRLVEAGVINGINKTFYPGKVIAAFAVGTREFYEYLDHNENFLFCEVGWVNTPEIIAMNDNLVSINNALMIDLTGQVAAESIGTKQYSGTGGQVNFIHGAKKSKGGKSIIALNSTYKDREGKLHSNIVPYLPLGTVVTTSRNDVEYVVTEYGVANLRMRSVHDRVLALINIAHPDFREELRYQAEKIGWI